The following are from one region of the Candidatus Hydrogenedentota bacterium genome:
- a CDS encoding AAA family ATPase — protein MYEAFYGLREKPFNLTPDPKFIYLGDKHKEAFAHLLYGIKNRSGFIMVTGEIGTGKTTICRTLLNQLDPNTEVAFIFNPYLSPDELLRKINEDFGIPSKADSVKGLIDELNAYLLERNAKGKNCVLVIDEAQNLTPSVLEQIRLLSNLETESRKLLQIVLIGQPELMKHLSLEELRQLNQRITARYHLKPLDRVETHQYISHRLRVAGGRRSIHFTPAAVRQVFKHSAGTPRVINAVCDRALLIGYTRDTHDITPDIIKQAVREIQGEMPKRARSPWLRMLIPNSTIVVVILALLVGGKYIVDRLPARPIVTEDAPTEEADVPWRADAVSPVSSQTAEARAVDPTSPASGSEALQASATPDAETVAPVSVEPPSVEEYDPTFAGMLDRIQPRLGLNAAVVGVLGAWNMAILQYPKGDSVESIEQFAKDYRLACEVLPLTFDQIDVINLPVMVRLHGNKQAIWCAIVGTEFDEYRVTTGMTSTTLIPRDELAHYYKNEAIILWRDPAPEAPILKPSMSGEDVQVLQTQLRAVGRIDKVPNGVYDKATADAVARLQADTGIVADGTAGRQTRMVLYSWMPGFNTPDLRQLPPPILPMDPPESMVASSKQPEPAVSQTPTAVEPQSAPPAQEPVPAPAPAPAPAPAPAQEPAPAPAPAPAPAAPEPAPVAPSSEAPAPQPKNTPEPSPATPMPDPAAQASVKVEDVPPPAPPSAPQPAEKPAPNPPVVSQDESGRAVTAPSNGGLPLVPADPDAVEGAGP, from the coding sequence ATGTACGAAGCGTTTTACGGTCTCCGTGAGAAGCCTTTTAATCTCACGCCCGATCCCAAATTCATCTACCTCGGTGACAAGCACAAAGAGGCTTTTGCTCATCTCCTGTACGGCATTAAGAATCGTAGCGGGTTCATTATGGTCACGGGTGAAATCGGCACGGGCAAGACCACCATCTGCCGAACCTTGCTGAACCAGCTCGACCCCAATACGGAAGTGGCCTTCATCTTCAATCCGTACCTCTCTCCCGATGAGTTGCTCCGCAAGATAAACGAGGATTTCGGGATTCCTTCCAAGGCCGATTCCGTCAAGGGGCTGATAGACGAACTGAACGCCTATCTTCTTGAACGCAATGCCAAAGGTAAGAATTGCGTGCTCGTCATTGATGAGGCGCAGAATCTGACCCCGAGCGTCTTGGAACAGATACGTCTGCTCTCCAACCTGGAGACTGAATCGCGAAAACTCCTGCAAATCGTCCTCATCGGACAACCGGAGTTGATGAAGCATCTGTCTTTGGAAGAGCTGCGCCAACTCAATCAACGCATCACGGCCCGGTACCACCTGAAACCGCTCGACCGTGTGGAGACGCATCAGTACATTTCGCACCGTCTCCGGGTCGCAGGCGGCAGGCGCAGCATTCACTTCACGCCCGCCGCCGTCCGGCAGGTGTTCAAGCACTCCGCGGGTACGCCGCGCGTGATCAATGCCGTATGTGACCGAGCCCTCCTCATCGGTTACACGCGCGACACACACGACATCACGCCGGACATCATCAAGCAGGCCGTGCGCGAAATTCAGGGTGAAATGCCCAAGCGAGCGCGCTCCCCGTGGCTGCGCATGCTGATCCCGAATTCCACTATCGTCGTGGTCATTCTGGCGCTCTTGGTGGGCGGCAAATACATTGTGGACCGCCTGCCGGCGCGTCCCATCGTGACGGAAGATGCTCCCACAGAAGAGGCGGACGTCCCCTGGCGGGCAGATGCCGTTTCGCCTGTGTCTTCGCAGACGGCAGAAGCGCGCGCCGTCGATCCTACGTCGCCCGCTTCGGGTTCTGAAGCCCTACAGGCCAGCGCGACTCCCGATGCCGAGACCGTCGCACCGGTAAGTGTCGAACCTCCGTCGGTGGAAGAATACGATCCGACCTTCGCGGGGATGCTGGATCGGATTCAACCGCGCCTGGGCCTCAACGCGGCGGTTGTCGGCGTGTTGGGCGCGTGGAACATGGCCATTCTGCAATATCCTAAAGGCGACTCCGTGGAGTCCATTGAGCAGTTCGCAAAGGACTACCGCCTTGCGTGCGAAGTTCTTCCGCTGACCTTCGACCAAATCGACGTCATCAATCTGCCCGTGATGGTGCGTCTGCATGGAAACAAACAAGCGATCTGGTGTGCCATCGTCGGCACCGAATTCGACGAATACCGCGTGACTACTGGCATGACCTCTACAACGCTCATTCCCCGCGACGAACTCGCCCATTACTACAAGAACGAGGCCATCATTCTCTGGCGCGATCCCGCTCCCGAAGCCCCCATTCTCAAACCGAGCATGTCGGGCGAAGACGTTCAGGTGCTTCAGACGCAACTACGCGCCGTCGGCCGTATAGACAAAGTCCCGAATGGTGTCTACGACAAAGCCACTGCCGACGCCGTCGCGCGCCTACAAGCCGATACCGGTATCGTTGCGGACGGTACCGCGGGACGCCAGACTCGAATGGTCCTTTACAGTTGGATGCCGGGTTTCAATACTCCGGACCTTCGCCAGCTTCCGCCTCCGATTCTGCCCATGGATCCTCCTGAATCGATGGTGGCATCTTCCAAGCAACCTGAGCCGGCTGTTTCGCAGACGCCGACAGCCGTTGAGCCTCAATCTGCTCCGCCGGCACAAGAGCCTGTACCTGCACCAGCGCCCGCGCCCGCGCCCGCGCCCGCGCCCGCTCAGGAGCCTGCACCGGCACCGGCACCGGCACCTGCCCCTGCCGCACCCGAACCCGCTCCGGTGGCACCCAGTTCGGAAGCGCCCGCGCCCCAACCGAAAAACACTCCCGAACCTTCGCCTGCCACACCGATGCCCGACCCAGCGGCCCAGGCTTCGGTAAAGGTTGAGGACGTTCCACCGCCTGCGCCTCCGAGCGCCCCGCAGCCTGCGGAAAAGCCCGCTCCCAATCCGCCTGTTGTGTCGCAGGATGAATCGGGCAGGGCGGTCACGGCTCCGTCGAATGGTGGCCTGCCCCTGGTTCCGGCAGACCCGGATGCTGTGGAGGGCGCTGGGCCGTGA